A window of Umboniibacter marinipuniceus contains these coding sequences:
- a CDS encoding DUF4136 domain-containing protein, with protein sequence MTNRSSTAISLFAAKLTAGITAILLLAACAGSPTADYDPDYNFGGSKTYQLVPSSALASDETAISSQLLNDRMVASIKAQLAYAGYTEQQEGAALQITYHLESLSAFRGNSVGASTGLGWYDYHRYPMHYSPRFYGEQTTLKETDNDKVKVTIDISDAASEKLVWRVSSARRLLNQSTPERSEAAVDKAVQYLLKNLPR encoded by the coding sequence ATGACTAATCGTTCCAGCACTGCCATAAGTTTATTTGCCGCAAAACTAACAGCCGGCATCACCGCCATCCTACTTCTAGCCGCGTGCGCGGGCTCACCCACTGCGGATTACGATCCGGATTATAATTTTGGTGGCAGCAAAACTTATCAGCTTGTCCCGTCATCAGCACTCGCTTCAGATGAAACCGCTATTTCTAGTCAGCTTCTTAACGATCGGATGGTTGCAAGCATTAAGGCGCAATTAGCTTACGCCGGCTACACCGAACAACAGGAAGGCGCCGCGCTGCAAATTACCTATCACCTAGAAAGCCTAAGCGCCTTCCGTGGCAACTCAGTTGGCGCGTCTACCGGCCTTGGCTGGTATGACTATCATCGCTATCCTATGCACTATTCACCGCGTTTCTATGGCGAACAAACCACGCTGAAAGAGACCGATAATGATAAAGTGAAAGTGACCATTGATATTTCCGATGCCGCATCTGAAAAATTGGTCTGGCGAGTCAGCTCCGCACGCAGGCTGTTAAATCAATCAACACCTGAGCGCTCAGAGGCGGCGGTAGATAAGGCGGTTCAGTACTTACTTAAAAACCTTCCAAGATAG